The genomic DNA GTTGTTGTCTCCATCTCCTTCTGACGACGTTCAACTTTTTCAAATAGAATTGCAGGGTTGAACGATTAATGCCGTACATCTCTGATGCCTGAGTGGTGCTAACTCCCTGTTGTAATATTGCATCCAGGGACATTTTAACCGAGTCTAAACTATACTTTCTGCCCTGTTTTTTTTCCAGCGATTTAAGCAACGCGCCTACGTCAACATCTGTGCGCGGCCGCCTCATATTCGGCCCTTTTTTACATTCGAGGAAATGAGACGCCCAGAGGGCACCGCCATCACCACCCATCAAATTCCCTCTCGACCGAGACCGCGCTCCCGCCCCCCCACCTGCAACGAGGAAACCCAAGCTAGTGTCGGCCGATCATTACACGACCCGTTTAACATTTAACAAACAAAAAACGAAACGTTCGCATAACTGAATTTCAAGTCATTAATGAACGAGTCCCTTCctctaatttaattttacattttaaattcTTAAACCCATGTTAGtgtgatacatttacatatatatatgtcggaatggcGTTGaggatagggttgtcggtgtttgatgagtcttcattgaaagtagccatcgttgcggtgtgacgaagatacgatttattgacacaagTATGGATAACACAGGTTcgacaatctaccacggcggttagacgtccgcgacactagtgacaatggtctcaggttcgataacgaatccgcggtcgacgggatgataaatgaacgtactcacaaaatctaagtcggacgcgtaatattcaccggtcgtaaggggttactcttttcatcgatgagatcgcgagcgagaatgaatttcccgtcccgatgatgccacagaggaaaactataatggggtgtgtctaaggacacgagatcatcggattcgtcgagaaaagccttcgtttaggaagtaagggaaattggcgttgctgctaattggtcaatctccatatcggtggttagaaaaagatgctagccgccctcgagggaaagttgctagtgggagacgccgctcgttgaaaatgGATCTCCcttattttcccgtagttgggacaaagactatTTGTCtatttgaaggactttagctAGCTAAATCTTAAGATCTATAAGGagccctcgggctagctgaacgtgtactgcggagacgcatcgacatctggcaatcatcttactcgaagagtagggtctgcgtgtggcgagctacgggacagagaccgttggaatgtttactgtcgagtgttacaactatttcctttttaaggagagctatagaattactccatgcctttgttagacaaggcgttcatcccttgaccgtggctacgttgggcgacagactgtcgcctcaagccaaagctcaccgtcactaatgtcgaacaattacaattggattgaataactacaatagtttagttacagttatagtagactttagattgcaatgttgcggggctatccgaaggttccggtgtcctttcatctccgacatatatatatatatataaataaataaatcctaTCCTTTTATCAAGCTTATTTCACTCAGATGGAGAGAGCAGCTATGCTTCGATTCAAAGTTTCTTTGAATCGAAGTTTTGCTGCTGGACTACATACATGCATAACGTCTGCACAACATGGTATCATTTCTCGCATAATTTCGTATGGGGAACTCGCCGTACGTGAAACTATGTAAGTATATATCTGGACAACAAACGAGAATTCGAAACGTATGCGCACAAAATTTGAAATCGACTCGCATATCGCGTAAATTCGTCAAAATACCCTGTATTTCgctactacgttataacgaaagaagaataaataaaatataaaaataatacaattgttCAACTTACCAGGATGCTGGGAGGGGTCGTGGGATGGGCCGGCTCTATTGTTATCTTGTTCCATCTCGTTCAAATCATTCATGTCGTCATCCAGCGTCAGATCTTCGACGCTTTCTTCtggatcttcgagatattcagACTTTGGTTCAATGAGATTATCACTTGGTTCGGGCTTTTCTAGCGGCAACTAAGggaaaaaatcattttataagAAACAGTATTTCTCTTTGTATCATTTATCTATTTAAGTATTGtcaaaatacataaaacattatGTGAATTATTAGAATCATGTATCGCACCGTTTCCACTCTATAAGATCAAGTAGATATGACATCAAATAGTAGGATTAAGTACGATATCATTTGCTCTACCAACAAGCGAAAGAAACAGTATCAGTAGACAACAGCTTCCATTAGGCGTTGGTGAACAATTAATATACGATCTCATACGGTAAAAATTCAACGTCGAATTTCACAAGGCTCACCTGTAACATTTCATCGGCAGGTTTCGTCAGCTGCGTCATTAAGGCTGACCTGCCAATGGAATCTGTGGGGTCTGCATGTGATTTTTCATCTGCTACGGGTGCAATTCCAAGCGCAGGGACGCCCATTTGTTGAGGCATGTCACTTGAATTCGAAGCTTCGTGATTTTCTACTGAATTATCATCACCTATACTTTTTCGTctaaatctttttcttttccttgaTGTGGGACTTTGGGAACCTTCCCTGTAAAAATAATGAGAATAATGATTTTATATTCTCAACGAAtgacaaatgaaaaattccaaCGTTCTTACCTAGAGGACAAACCCTTCGGTATTTGAGGACTGGCAGAGTCTTCAGGTAAATCCCCCAGGGAACCTTGCGACACGCCCTGCCTAGGAACTTTGTTCTTTTCTATCGTAAGACCGGAAGACGAAATTGGAATGTCGGGCTGTGATGTTTGCGGAACGACCTTTTGTTGCCTAGAATCCGTCTTACTGCTACCACTTGTTTTACTTTCCGATAGACCTTTAATTTGCAGAGACTCGGCAGCTTTAAGGAGTGCTGCCAATTGGTCTTGGGAGATATTTACTTCTCCCCTGTACATATAGTCCATCattgcttttaattctttaaacTTAACATCTTTGAGTATAAAGACAGGGTGCTTGTCATAATGTTCACTGAGGAGCCCCTATAACGGAAATATTTCCATTAAACCTCTGAATTGcacaaattttatcaaatactttgacttaaatattaatagataataataataaacaagtagATGTCACATTAGCAAATTAACAGTCGAAATTAATGTAGAAAAGTCAAATAATACTAAATAATTGAATTCAATTTCCTAATTCAAAGATGTATTGCTCCTTTATACACCCCTCCTCCCACATCAGGGTAAAATCCCAGGGCAAGTGCCCTGGAAATCAGCCATCTTGCTTTCTCTGTATTGATTACCAGGAGGAACCAGGAGGGGGTTTGGGCTTTCAGTCTCCCTGCCTCTCTGGCTTCTGCCCAGGCCACATTCAACAAGAGCAGCCATCTTGTTTCAATTTGAGGTTCCCCCCTTTTAGCTTGAATTCCAAAATTTCTTACAATTCGAAGTACgatgaataaatgaaaaagatacATCAATACCAAAAAAAGGcctaaattttaaataaccaATGTCTTTGATACTCTCGATCTGATCtcgatcgaattttttttctatttatcaGCAAACTAAATAGCAGTTATACTTCGTATATGAGAATCAATACATAAGGTGTTCAATCTCTTAACAAGAAAAAATTCAAGACCATGAAACaatcttaaatttcaattcaaCCAAGCCTTATTAACCAAGTACGAGTATTGGATGTAATACAATGTAATTGACAAAATacaaacaataataataataataatttaaataataataataaaattaatcgcGTAATGGCAATAATAATGAGATATAAACGATATTGAAAGTAAAATATTCGCAAGATTCACTCACCTCAAAATAAGGACTGCACGCAGACAGAACTACCTTATGGGCTTTCAGGTATTTCCCCTCAGCTGCCAATGTGCAGTCGACAAGCGTCCCGCTTTCGAGAAGCGTGTCGAAGTTCTGGATCAATGTACTCTGATGATTATTCCATCTAAGGCAGAACTGCTGGTCGTCTTCCATTCTTTCTGGCTTCGTTCCCTCGTTACTGAACAAGGAAGGAAATATTCAGGATAATGATGAACCAAATAAATCCGTTTGTCCGTTCAAGATGATCGACCGTGCTTAATGCTATCTAATTATGTTGTGTTGAATTAACACGAACATCGAGGCGGATGATTTGGAAATAAAAGGCGAGACCAATGATATCTATTACTCCGGTTGATATGTGTAACCACGATAAAAGCTCCGCGAGGAAGCAGCAAAGCTTCCAAAATGGCCGTACGGTGCAAGCGCGTCGGTCGAATTGGTCTTCTGGCCTTTTCCTTTGTGCGTGTTCTCATAACGGTAATGGACGATTTGGTGGGGATGATGCAGAAGGACGCGCAAGCACTACGCATGCGCAGCTGCGCCCGACCTGCGCATTTAACTTGCGCACTAGTTCGAGGCCCCTGGAATTCAGGGACGTCTGCTGGATATTCAGTACCCTAACGATAATAtcaaatttcgaaaaaaaCTCCGCATTAAGCCAGTTGTAATGAAAATAACTAATGATACGATGATCGACATAACAAACTGTATATCAGAAGATACTGttagaataaaacttggaaaataaaaaaggctATATTATCCccaatataaatacataaatgcCCTAGTATTagtatcaaaatattttgCGAGCGGCGCTGgtttgtaatttttctatctttattCGTCATGGGACAGCATATCAAAAttgcataccatataaatatataaacatcacTTGGAACAGTAAAGCACACAAAGTTTGATAGGACCACTGAAGAATCACGATAAAGTTTATCTCTCAGGTAAAAAGGGTAACACAATTTATATACATCCCCGAGGTTTACATCACTAACGCGcaataaaatggaaaatcgaTTGCTCTCTTCACATGCGCAACGCGTAAATCTCTCAATGGAGGGGATAACATAATGCATAACATAAGTATACAGATACTTGCGCGTAAAGATTAATACGAAATAAAGGGAAGTGCATTCACCACGGCTTACGTCCGATTGCGTAATCTATTTATATTGTTATCTCGTATTGAATGTTACGTCAGATGACGTCGAGCAACATGTGCGAAACAAAAACAAATTGGCGACAGATAATTTTTCAATCGCGAATCGACTACCAACCGGCGAAAATGAACCATACACTTTCCTCATACCGCCACCAGAAACTAgaagaggagaggagaggaaaCGTGGTTCGCAATATGGCCGCCCGCGAGGTCGCGCCCGGACAAAATGGCGATAGAGGAAAAGTTCACAAGAAGAAACAAGATTTCAGATCGATATCCGCTATTCGAATTTCCCGTTAAAGCATCGTCTGGACGAAAACATCAAAATCGCAAACACTTGCTCCACTGGGAAATTTGTTTTGACCGGTAACTAAGCAAAAACGATGTTTTCTTAAAAGTACGGAGAGGATCCGCCCGCGCCATGTCACCCCACAAGAAGATTTCCCGAAATTTTCTAAAGATTTTCAccgaaatcgaaaataaataattgactacTTGTTATAACACTCACCTAATATGGAATATAAAACAATCTAATATCACAGCAACGGGATGGGTGATAAGTGAAAATAAACTGCGTAAGCGTCCGAACTCGGCGTGCGCCTCAAGCGCTGCCCTTTACAACAATGGCGTAGCCGACTGCCTACTTGGTTGCCTCTATGCCGGCCGTCAGAGAGCGCAGGCTTCTCCGGAAGAGGGaacaagagaagaaaaaacgCGAACGAAACTAACGAGCATGCGCTCTACTCTTACAACCTATCACGATCTTTGCCGTGATTGGAAACTACAGCCAGAGGACGCTAACCGACAGAATACttgctttttttattttcacttaACAGTTTACACAAACATTAGACGTTTGACATAATGTTCAAGCTACCAGGAAAAAATATCACAGATTACAATTCTGTTCTGACAGACATGttcctttttatttgaaaagtCAATGGAAAAATGTTTGACACAATAATACaacaaaattgttttatattaaaacaaaCATCACGGAAATCACACACACTGTTTAAATCTGCAGTGCATAATTTATGTATGACATTATGCAGTTATATCATTTGATATAAAGCAgcaagaaagaaatatatgtCAGTTGCGAATGACTGATCGATAGAAAACGAGATGTGAACGAGATGTTTGAATTAGAAAATTTGCTTAATATATTCAAGTATAATGATTTATTCATCATTAGAACGATAGGAATGACgcgtaattaaaattcatgaaTGAATGATAAAAATCATAAAGTATTTTGTGTGTACGTCATCCGGCCCTGGACCACAACCTAGCACGCGTAACGTAATGGCCGACTTTATACACTTGACCGAGGCAAAATGGCGAAAACCGTACAAAAATACATGAAAAATGATAGCGATTGCATTCGAATTAGCAGATAGTTCATATAAATCGCAAACGAAATATTCCCATCATGATATTCCAAACACCACACACACACTCTTCCAAGATCACGCGTGTATGACGAAGATACTTAGGTACTGCCCATCGGTTTAACAGCGCGACCTGATTTTTTATCAACTTTTTAGGACGATAAACTTGCCcgaaattgaatatacaattGAAACATAAATCAACGGATATGTATACAAATTACTCACCTATATTGGCACAATCTAAATATCACAAGAGGAAAACTTGGAAAAAAACTACACGTCTTGTCCTCAGCGTACACTATCCGAGCGCCGTGGCTTCTTTTTACACAATGGCCGTACTTCTACGCGTAACGATCGACCCGCTCTGCGAGGGGATAGCCGGGATGCTCGGAAACAGTGTGCTTCTTATGGGGAGACGCGGCGCAGAGAATTCAACTCAGTGTTGTGCGCATCAAGCTACGAATAGTGGGGTAAAGAGAACGGCCGGTTAACACAGGACCGTCGAAAGACTCTTAGAACCTTGTGATCACTTTCGTATAAAAAAAGATTGATAAATATAAGCGAAAAAGCTTATCGATCAAATAattgttgattctttttttatagaagaataaatttgaaaatacatGCTCTATGCCGAAATTTTCCATAGATATGATATATAAACGTATAGGAACAGCGAAGTCCTGTAGTAACAACCGTTTGCAACGTTACAATATACGATACGCGTTGAGATTTGACGCAGTGATCATCATTTTCTATTAGATAAacgattttcaaaaaataatgatTAGAGTTAGGATAAAGAAATTGACAAGTTGTAAAGAAGAAAGTTGATACAATCCTGATTTTTGCCGGTTGAACATTATAGCAATTCGTGGTGGTGGAAGGGGTTTGCGTGAAGGTAGTGGGGAGAAAGGCAGATTTCCGTTCAGGGGCGCGTTTACGGCGGCGTAGCGCAGCCGGCGGGAGAGGCGAAAGGCGACGCGGGAGAAGTGGAAAGCCGGGAAGAGTGAGCcgacgaagggaagaatcggGGTCCACAACAAAATCGCTTAATCGCTTTGCGCCACCGTCCGCAACGGAACACGGGTCGTCCGCCGCCATCACGGTGCCCCCTAGTGTGCATTTatgtctttctctttttccatcTTTCTCCGTGATTCGCTACGCCACTTCGTGTCGCGACGTTTTCACGGGCAAACGGAGAGTGACAACTGGCAGTCGTCAGCGCAGTACGTGCTTTACGCGACGACTGACAATAGTCCGTGTGTCATCGCGTGAACACGCGTTTTCTGAAAATTCTTCGTAAGACATCTTTCTGCGCGGAGTTCTCTATACCAAGTGTCATAACTATAGCAAAAGTGAGTGTCTTCTGCGAACCTTGGCACGGAGTTGCCAAACATCAGCCAAACTTTAGTTCCAGTGGTGATATTATTCGCGGGCCAGGTCATGGTAAGGTAAGAGcaattataaatttctatacTACGACCTTTTTTAGCCTGTTCACTCTTATTCATTACATCTCACGATCGCATCTTAATTATTCCTTTTGTTCGAGAACAAACGCATAAATATACACATTAAAATTCTACTAGTTTCATGTCGCTACTTGTTATTCCGACATATCGCGTGTATACATGCGTTACTGAAATGTATTGAAAGATATATTGGCTCTGCGAATAAGAATCTGTAAACGATAGCCGTATAGAGAATTGGGTGTGAAAATTCTGTCGATCTTCCATAAGCGACATTTTATATCGGATATATGGCTCGCGCGTATTGTTTTGACTTTCATCCGCTTCACCTATAGTCCCAAACAGCTGGTCAATTCGGTGTGCGTACTTGTATAGGTGTGCGTGGCAATGATCCACGACGTTTAACGACCTGTCGCATTCGGAAAGACGAATTACACGTCCCTCCACGCGCGCCTCGTGTCTTCTCTCCATGAGGATTTGGAACAGTTGCCGCGTGCACGTTCGAATCGCTGTCGCCGATTACGGTAGGTCACGTGCACGATAACTGTCCAATAATCAACGATTACGTATGCGCAGGAAACACTTATTTAATGTTTGCGCGTACTCTGTAGCCATATACGAAGGAAAACACAACTAGTATCATGTCTTGGTGCAAAATTACTCGTAAAACGTAAATCGTGCACCAATAATTACTTTTCGCAAATCTTTCGCACGAACATTCTTTCCCTATTTCCCTCTGTTCctgtttcatttttcatctttcattaattttatttttcgctTACAGAAAATATTAGGCGTATATTTTCTATGATAGGATACTCTTGGGTAAAGAATATACAGCAGTATTTATTATCCATAATATACCGCACTGTGAGCTTGAAACGATGGTCACATTTCTACGATAATTGTATTCTATAACAACGATACGTTTTTCGTTGACTGTTTCCAATAGATCAAAATAGGCTACGATAAAGGTACGGGGTGAAAGGAAACGTAACTTTACGCATTTATACGAgcagaaattatttaataaatcattgATAAAACAATTGGAAGAATCGTTAATAAGCATGTATAATCATTAGTAAGGTGCA from Bombus huntii isolate Logan2020A chromosome 5, iyBomHunt1.1, whole genome shotgun sequence includes the following:
- the LOC126866181 gene encoding longitudinals lacking protein, isoforms N/O/W/X/Y-like isoform X8, which encodes MEDDQQFCLRWNNHQSTLIQNFDTLLESGTLVDCTLAAEGKYLKAHKVVLSACSPYFEGLLSEHYDKHPVFILKDVKFKELKAMMDYMYRGEVNISQDQLAALLKAAESLQIKGLSESKTSGSSKTDSRQQKVVPQTSQPDIPISSSGLTIEKNKVPRQGVSQGSLGDLPEDSASPQIPKGLSSREGSQSPTSRKRKRFRRKSIGDDNSVENHEASNSSDMPQQMGVPALGIAPVADEKSHADPTDSIGRSALMTQLTKPADEMLQLPLEKPEPSDNLIEPKSEYLEDPEESVEDLTLDDDMNDLNEMEQDNNRAGPSHDPSQHPAGIGAWHVTGDRSNAGGVVGSVAGAPGTTDEVFLAAQEAAQAHRDSQAFLQMLPLPWIEDKYPERSSRKSKTRFPCPRCRKSYTTKSAVTAHFKYDCGKPPRFECPYCGDRLDDLLRVAHSRKYARKRDKLYNAFTGKFHCPNCNNGYGRRDTMLGHFRYECGKAPRYKCPYCTMCSKKTSNVYQHIRYIAEWRPNERFVRQVCDNGLDHEKFLSRKTERTLIYRRARRIHRIGFEAMANHLHRMVSKKSTTPCQGSRCSFQRKQTSILNCSFFIWMPSSIIGRVPCLARVANDRTYSHCDRTKKIAIGTHDC
- the LOC126866181 gene encoding protein bric-a-brac 2-like isoform X21; amino-acid sequence: MHYVIPSIERFTRCACEESNRFSILLRVSDVNLGDVYKLCYPFYLRDKLYRDSSVVLSNFVCFTVPSDVYIFICNEGTKPERMEDDQQFCLRWNNHQSTLIQNFDTLLESGTLVDCTLAAEGKYLKAHKVVLSACSPYFEGLLSEHYDKHPVFILKDVKFKELKAMMDYMYRGEVNISQDQLAALLKAAESLQIKGLSESKTSGSSKTDSRQQKVVPQTSQPDIPISSSGLTIEKNKVPRQGVSQGSLGDLPEDSASPQIPKGLSSREGSQSPTSRKRKRFRRKSIGDDNSVENHEASNSSDMPQQMGVPALGIAPVADEKSHADPTDSIGRSALMTQLTKPADEMLQLPLEKPEPSDNLIEPKSEYLEDPEESVEDLTLDDDMNDLNEMEQDNNRAGPSHDPSQHPGGGAGARSRSRGNLMGGDGGALWASHFLECKKGPNMRRPRTDVDVGALLKSLEKKQGRKYSLDSVKMSLDAILQQGVSTTQASEMYGINRSTLQFYLKKLNVVRRRWRQQPSNLIQPRQP
- the LOC126866181 gene encoding protein jim lovell-like isoform X12, yielding MHYVIPSIERFTRCACEESNRFSILLRVSDVNLGDVYKLCYPFYLRDKLYRDSSVVLSNFVCFTVPSDVYIFICNEGTKPERMEDDQQFCLRWNNHQSTLIQNFDTLLESGTLVDCTLAAEGKYLKAHKVVLSACSPYFEGLLSEHYDKHPVFILKDVKFKELKAMMDYMYRGEVNISQDQLAALLKAAESLQIKGLSESKTSGSSKTDSRQQKVVPQTSQPDIPISSSGLTIEKNKVPRQGVSQGSLGDLPEDSASPQIPKGLSSREGSQSPTSRKRKRFRRKSIGDDNSVENHEASNSSDMPQQMGVPALGIAPVADEKSHADPTDSIGRSALMTQLTKPADEMLQLPLEKPEPSDNLIEPKSEYLEDPEESVEDLTLDDDMNDLNEMEQDNNRAGPSHDPSQHPAGIGAWHVTGDRSNAGGVVGSVAGAPGTTDEVFLAAQEAAQAHRDSQVMFNLSTLPYVTVLAPDRRRRCYNTGMLPAVDTTSRGNFDCPKCQKTYKWYRGLHRHLKYECDSGRRTWNMRPRTSTQLYERNRHPCPNCSRTYKHRSHMIRHYKYECGTSRRFECPYCKNHLRQRTNVWTHIRTLHPKYKLYCIDIATNARLYHQEHRTD
- the LOC126866181 gene encoding zinc finger and BTB domain-containing protein 18.2-like isoform X7 — encoded protein: MHYVIPSIERFTRCACEESNRFSILLRVSDVNLGDVYKLCYPFYLRDKLYRDSSVVLSNFVCFTVPSDVYIFICNEGTKPERMEDDQQFCLRWNNHQSTLIQNFDTLLESGTLVDCTLAAEGKYLKAHKVVLSACSPYFEGLLSEHYDKHPVFILKDVKFKELKAMMDYMYRGEVNISQDQLAALLKAAESLQIKGLSESKTSGSSKTDSRQQKVVPQTSQPDIPISSSGLTIEKNKVPRQGVSQGSLGDLPEDSASPQIPKGLSSREGSQSPTSRKRKRFRRKSIGDDNSVENHEASNSSDMPQQMGVPALGIAPVADEKSHADPTDSIGRSALMTQLTKPADEMLQLPLEKPEPSDNLIEPKSEYLEDPEESVEDLTLDDDMNDLNEMEQDNNRAGPSHDPSQHPAGIGAWHVTGDRSNAGGVVGSVAGAPGTTDEVFLAAQEAAQAHRDSQGDYQREQFFKWNSMDFVNYSSGMKSFLDRYKYHPNERKRFECLNCGCRFTQKTTITRHLRYFCGQGHRYQCPYCEMKASCSSNIYRHVRSRHVGYKAHAIKLFSSMNPRRNMCLAAYSTTSEEAAESVLRAQESLLSTLQSWFHPKEKHVAASASRVWYGAEISVSLLRQAFQVYPEHLRPHQEISP
- the LOC126866181 gene encoding longitudinals lacking protein, isoforms A/B/D/L-like isoform X19 encodes the protein MEDDQQFCLRWNNHQSTLIQNFDTLLESGTLVDCTLAAEGKYLKAHKVVLSACSPYFEGLLSEHYDKHPVFILKDVKFKELKAMMDYMYRGEVNISQDQLAALLKAAESLQIKGLSESKTSGSSKTDSRQQKVVPQTSQPDIPISSSGLTIEKNKVPRQGVSQGSLGDLPEDSASPQIPKGLSSREGSQSPTSRKRKRFRRKSIGDDNSVENHEASNSSDMPQQMGVPALGIAPVADEKSHADPTDSIGRSALMTQLTKPADEMLQLPLEKPEPSDNLIEPKSEYLEDPEESVEDLTLDDDMNDLNEMEQDNNRAGPSHDPSQHPAGIGAWHVTGDRSNAGGVVGSVAGAPGTTDEVFLAAQEAAQAHRDSQGVQCPVSNCTCYRDGPRCIYDHYRNERSENYPCHKCGNVFTRKNNLYNHLKFQCGQLPRFNCPYCPYRTRHSSNVRSHIRRMHPDQVVYVLDIRGDQQNNEASNN
- the LOC126866181 gene encoding longitudinals lacking protein-like isoform X10 — protein: MHYVIPSIERFTRCACEESNRFSILLRVSDVNLGDVYKLCYPFYLRDKLYRDSSVVLSNFVCFTVPSDVYIFICNEGTKPERMEDDQQFCLRWNNHQSTLIQNFDTLLESGTLVDCTLAAEGKYLKAHKVVLSACSPYFEGLLSEHYDKHPVFILKDVKFKELKAMMDYMYRGEVNISQDQLAALLKAAESLQIKGLSESKTSGSSKTDSRQQKVVPQTSQPDIPISSSGLTIEKNKVPRQGVSQGSLGDLPEDSASPQIPKGLSSREGSQSPTSRKRKRFRRKSIGDDNSVENHEASNSSDMPQQMGVPALGIAPVADEKSHADPTDSIGRSALMTQLTKPADEMLQLPLEKPEPSDNLIEPKSEYLEDPEESVEDLTLDDDMNDLNEMEQDNNRAGPSHDPSQHPAGIGAWHVTGDRSNAGGVVGSVAGAPGTTDEVFLAAQEAAQAHRDSQGYVEESRPGQTDQVQRYFCPRCCSSFSKKANMLTHFRYECGKEPRFQCPYCGKRDRKSSNTYRHIRTYHKGRPLPSYDNTAVLDNLRADMEYRGRRAAIKHEDGVFWDSGKMSYHCPICNAGYTYKKTLKTHMKYDCGKEPRFKCPYCNKRDKCSSNIYKHIRMRHDGMPVIVHRN
- the LOC126866181 gene encoding protein jim lovell-like isoform X13, with amino-acid sequence MHYVIPSIERFTRCACEESNRFSILLRVSDVNLGDVYKLCYPFYLRDKLYRDSSVVLSNFVCFTVPSDVYIFICNEGTKPERMEDDQQFCLRWNNHQSTLIQNFDTLLESGTLVDCTLAAEGKYLKAHKVVLSACSPYFEGLLSEHYDKHPVFILKDVKFKELKAMMDYMYRGEVNISQDQLAALLKAAESLQIKGLSESKTSGSSKTDSRQQKVVPQTSQPDIPISSSGLTIEKNKVPRQGVSQGSLGDLPEDSASPQIPKGLSSREGSQSPTSRKRKRFRRKSIGDDNSVENHEASNSSDMPQQMGVPALGIAPVADEKSHADPTDSIGRSALMTQLTKPADEMLQLPLEKPEPSDNLIEPKSEYLEDPEESVEDLTLDDDMNDLNEMEQDNNRAGPSHDPSQHPAGIGAWHVTGDRSNAGGVVGSVAGAPGTTDEVFLAAQEAAQAHRDSQVMFNLSTLPYVTVLAPDRRRRCYNTGMLPAVDTTSRGNFDCPKCQKTYKWYRGLHRHLKYECEREKGSTEIERFHGRSGREFTIIRRDGMYECPSCRNLYKWKKSMLSHLRNQCRQPPRFECPHCSMKNYQKSHMIRHLRVHHPQLAQTFWDRKFSAFFRF
- the LOC126866181 gene encoding longitudinals lacking protein-like isoform X16, with amino-acid sequence MEDDQQFCLRWNNHQSTLIQNFDTLLESGTLVDCTLAAEGKYLKAHKVVLSACSPYFEGLLSEHYDKHPVFILKDVKFKELKAMMDYMYRGEVNISQDQLAALLKAAESLQIKGLSESKTSGSSKTDSRQQKVVPQTSQPDIPISSSGLTIEKNKVPRQGVSQGSLGDLPEDSASPQIPKGLSSREGSQSPTSRKRKRFRRKSIGDDNSVENHEASNSSDMPQQMGVPALGIAPVADEKSHADPTDSIGRSALMTQLTKPADEMLQLPLEKPEPSDNLIEPKSEYLEDPEESVEDLTLDDDMNDLNEMEQDNNRAGPSHDPSQHPAGIGAWHVTGDRSNAGGVVGSVAGAPGTTDEVFLAAQEAAQAHRDSQVSGFYAAVPQLDLNFVLQSCKAFENEESNREIGQTDSCGATAPRSLPNYYSQGREKNTYAKGSLAECFTKPFGCPKCGRSFTIKGNMTRHLKFECGQPPRFQCPYCEFRSKQTSNVMSHIRTRHVGQPVYVVHLEK
- the LOC126866181 gene encoding longitudinals lacking protein-like isoform X20, translated to MEDDQQFCLRWNNHQSTLIQNFDTLLESGTLVDCTLAAEGKYLKAHKVVLSACSPYFEGLLSEHYDKHPVFILKDVKFKELKAMMDYMYRGEVNISQDQLAALLKAAESLQIKGLSESKTSGSSKTDSRQQKVVPQTSQPDIPISSSGLTIEKNKVPRQGVSQGSLGDLPEDSASPQIPKGLSSREGSQSPTSRKRKRFRRKSIGDDNSVENHEASNSSDMPQQMGVPALGIAPVADEKSHADPTDSIGRSALMTQLTKPADEMLQLPLEKPEPSDNLIEPKSEYLEDPEESVEDLTLDDDMNDLNEMEQDNNRAGPSHDPSQHPAGIGAWHVTGDRSNAGGVVGSVAGAPGTTDEVFLAAQEAAQAHRDSQAFLQMLPLPWIEDKYPERSSRKSKTRFPCPRCRKSYTTKSAVTAHFKYDCGKPPRFECPYCGKLSKKKFNIQDHIRHKHPSKPVICNTLF
- the LOC126866181 gene encoding protein jim lovell-like isoform X11, with amino-acid sequence MHYVIPSIERFTRCACEESNRFSILLRVSDVNLGDVYKLCYPFYLRDKLYRDSSVVLSNFVCFTVPSDVYIFICNEGTKPERMEDDQQFCLRWNNHQSTLIQNFDTLLESGTLVDCTLAAEGKYLKAHKVVLSACSPYFEGLLSEHYDKHPVFILKDVKFKELKAMMDYMYRGEVNISQDQLAALLKAAESLQIKGLSESKTSGSSKTDSRQQKVVPQTSQPDIPISSSGLTIEKNKVPRQGVSQGSLGDLPEDSASPQIPKGLSSREGSQSPTSRKRKRFRRKSIGDDNSVENHEASNSSDMPQQMGVPALGIAPVADEKSHADPTDSIGRSALMTQLTKPADEMLQLPLEKPEPSDNLIEPKSEYLEDPEESVEDLTLDDDMNDLNEMEQDNNRAGPSHDPSQHPAGIGAWHVTGDRSNAGGVVGSVAGAPGTTDEVFLAAQEAAQAHRDSQDEPLTFEALVDERDASTSFAVQHVRNVRFPCPNCSSVFNRKNNLQKHLKYECDLEHLGGFKIPCNVMSRPAEFQDRKKDRFPCPKCGSTFNRKNNLYSHLKFECGQLPRFGCPYCDYASKKSSNIRAHVRRKHQGCKVNVINLSRNATRGTATEDENSEKIE